AGTAAGCGAGCGGGATTTTAGGGAATCTTGAAAATGTGTCTATACCGAATTCGGGATTCTGTCTGTTGGACGGAAAAACTTGGCAAGAAATTCCTGCAGGGATGATACTTTGCGTTTCGTTTTTGTAATCTTTACAATAAATGGCCGTGTTTTTTCGAATAAAAGTGTTTCCATCAAAGATCTCTCATGTCTTCACCCCCGTTGATTCTACCTGTCATTCAAAACTGGAACTGTCATAACTGTGCCGGTTGCTGTAAACAGCATGAGATCGAAATCACTGCTGAGGAAAAAGAGCGGATTGAGAAGCAGCGTTGGGACGAGGACAAATCGATCCCAGAGGGGCAGCCTGTGATCATAAAGACGGGCTTGTCGCCGACCAGCAAACGTTACCGGTTAGCGCACCAGTCTGATGGTTCCTGTATCTTTCTGAATGAACAGGGACTCTGTCGGATACATGCCAAGTTTGGCGAGCCGGCAAAACCACTGGCGTGCCAGGTCTATCCTTATGCCTTTCATCCGGCGGGTAATCAGATCGCGGTCAGTTTACGATTCAGTTGTCCGTCGGTGGTTTCTAATCTGGGGAAGCGGGTTGATCAGCAGACCGACGAGATCAAGAAAATTGTCGATCAGGTTCTTCCCAAACGCTACAAGGCACCTGCGGCTCCCGGTCTGACATCGAAAGAGACACTAGGCTGGCCTGATACATTGAAGGTGGTCGGGACACTGAATCAGTTTTTTGAAATGAAGGATACCCGATTTCTGATCAATCTCTTGCGGGCGATTTCCTGGGTCGAATTAATCGAGCAATCACGGTTTGAAACAATTCGTGGGGAACGCCTGGATGAGTTTCTCGAGTTAATCAGCCAGGCGACGGCACAGGAAATTCCGGGAGATCGGAAATTGGATCGAATTGCCCCCAGTCGTCTCGGGGGAATTCAGTTTCGCC
This window of the Gimesia fumaroli genome carries:
- a CDS encoding YkgJ family cysteine cluster protein — protein: MSSPPLILPVIQNWNCHNCAGCCKQHEIEITAEEKERIEKQRWDEDKSIPEGQPVIIKTGLSPTSKRYRLAHQSDGSCIFLNEQGLCRIHAKFGEPAKPLACQVYPYAFHPAGNQIAVSLRFSCPSVVSNLGKRVDQQTDEIKKIVDQVLPKRYKAPAAPGLTSKETLGWPDTLKVVGTLNQFFEMKDTRFLINLLRAISWVELIEQSRFETIRGERLDEFLELISQATAQEIPGDRKLDRIAPSRLGGIQFRLLAAQYARKDTFADSSRGLTRRFSLLMSALKFTFASGGIPPLQDRFKSVPFSLLEASFGELPPECEKLFARYYRVKIQGLHFFGAAYYEIPFVEGFYHLALMFPAIMWIARWIAAGEGRSTLIPEDVNEAMSIADHHHGYSPAFGMPHFRSRVRNLSRSQDIKKLISWYGQ